Proteins encoded by one window of Arabidopsis thaliana chromosome 2, partial sequence:
- a CDS encoding hypothetical protein (DUF3287) (Protein of unknown function (DUF3287); CONTAINS InterPro DOMAIN/s: Protein of unknown function DUF3287 (InterPro:IPR021704); BEST Arabidopsis thaliana protein match is: Protein of unknown function (DUF3287) (TAIR:AT5G29050.1); Has 30201 Blast hits to 17322 proteins in 780 species: Archae - 12; Bacteria - 1396; Metazoa - 17338; Fungi - 3422; Plants - 5037; Viruses - 0; Other Eukaryotes - 2996 (source: NCBI BLink).), whose protein sequence is MEFNLRCSESMPDFSRVGMMDEDIPNVRGRGPSQPRGFLRSQIRAPCALMKGLSDIDQEITMAFIKALAVQHQKRSLERRKIRKKINRILRRVIAISRELHTLNSHPGDWIELGISEFDRIPDCMMPILELAGQGVQLFYKSRRVS, encoded by the coding sequence ATGGAGTTTAACCTTCGATGTTCGGAGTCCATGCCAGACTTTTCTAGGGTCGGAATGATGGATGAGGACATCCCAAACGTGCGGGGAAGAGGGCCTTCTCAACCTCGTGGCTTCTTAAGGTCCCAAATCCGAGCTCCATGTGCATTGATGAAGGGACTTTCTGACATAGACCAAGAAATCACGATGGCATTCATCAAGGCTCTTGCGGTTCAGCACCAGAAGCGTTCGTTGGAAAGGAGGAAAATCCGAAAAAAGATTAACCGAATATTACGTAGGGTTATTGCGATATCGAGGGAACTTCACACCCTCAACTCTCACCCCGGGGACTGGATTGAGCTTGGAATTTCCGAATTTGATCGCATACCGGATTGTATGATGCCGATTCTTGAACTCGCTGGTCAAGGAGTCCAACTGTTCTACAAGTCGAGAAGAGTTTCTTAA